In one window of Drosophila mauritiana strain mau12 chromosome X, ASM438214v1, whole genome shotgun sequence DNA:
- the LOC117147306 gene encoding putative 60S ribosomal protein L33: MSDRFNIHEVFNSQTMRGRANVAKATWASLGLVYVLVKMHRRNSKRRETKLYCKGCQQAMLHG; encoded by the exons ATGTCCGATCGGTTCAACATCCACGAAGTCTTCAACAGCCAGACCATGCGTGGTCGCGCCAAT GTAGCCAAGGCCACCTGGGCGTCGTTGGGACTCGTCTACGTCCTGGTCAAGATGCATCGCCGCAACTCGAAGCGGCGCGAGACGAAGCTCTACTGCAAGGGCTGCCAGCAGGCCATGCTCCATGGCTAG